One part of the Eptesicus fuscus isolate TK198812 chromosome 20, DD_ASM_mEF_20220401, whole genome shotgun sequence genome encodes these proteins:
- the FBXO39 gene encoding F-box only protein 39 produces MDEESQLIQPQDQSCWATLPDVCLHRVFWWLGDRDRSRAALVCRKWNQMMYSADLWRYRTITFSGRPSRVHASEFESALWYVKKFGRYLEHLEIKFLNPYNAVLTKKFQVTMRGLLSSLGKSNNRLKSLSIQHLELERLVWRNSIRSSFIKSLSFFLKKMGKHLDYLNLKGARLTVEQGCHVLNSLSYLRNESMASELNIEDFFSHHLAVYSSLQFNKTMATFQNLASLTLNYNCISDELLENLCENNASTLWTINIKCHIHDPHGQVIWGMSWAKLARQAVNLKVNFFFERVMKYERLARILLQEIPVRSISLRSCYFSDPDWSMRPTLLDLLPTFRHTLQKLTFEFNNNHESLDKELHLLILSCRKLFYFKIWAFLDVKFVERILKSQEEGQCALRTLKVRIYTNRYETNEEDRTLREIYRKYRKLIDSELNYFVIAYPMM; encoded by the exons ATGGATGAAGAAAGCCAACTGATCCAGCCCCAAGACCAGAGCTGCTGGGCCACCCTGCCCGATGTGTGCCTGCATCGTGTTTTCTGGTGGCTGGGAGACAGGGACAGGTCCAGGGCGGCCCTTGTCTGCAGGAAATGGAACCAGATGATGTACTCGGCTGACCTCTGGCGATACAGGACCATCACGTTCAGTGGGAGACCTTCCAGGGTACACGCCTCTGAATTCGAGTCAGCTCTTTGGTATGTTAAGAAATTTGGTCGTTATCTGGAGCACCTGGAGATCAAATTCCTGAATCCTTACAACGCTGTCTTGACCAAGAAGTTCCAGGTCACCATGCGAGGCCTTCTTTCGAGTCTGGGCAAGAGTAACAACCGTCTGAAGTCTCTTTCCATCCAGCACCTGGAGCTGGAACGCCTGGTCTGGAGGAACAGCATCCGGAGCTCGTTCATCAAAAGCTTGagcttcttcttaaagaaaatggGCAAACACCTGGATTATCTCAACCTGAAAGGGGCCAGGCTGACTGTGGAGCAAGGCTGCCATGTTCTCAACTCCCTGAGCTACTTGAGGAATGAGAGTATGGCATCAGAGCTCAACATCGAGGACTTCTTCAGCCATCACCTCGCTGTCTACAGCAGCCTCCAGTTCAACAAGACCATGGCCACATTCCAAAACCTGGCGTCCCTGACCCTGAACTACAACTGCATCTCCGACGAGCTGCTCGAGAACTTGTGTGAGAACAATGCCAGTACCCTCTGGACCATAAACATCAAATGCCACATCCATGACCCCCATGGCCAGGTCATCTGGGGCATGTCCTgggccaagctggccaggcaggCTGTCAACCTGAAGGTGAACTTCTTCTTTGAGCGGGTCATGAAGTACGAGCGCTTGGCCCGGATCCTCTTGCAGGAGATCCCCGTCAGGAGCATCAGTCTGAGAAGCTGCTATTTCAGTGACCCGGACTGGTCCATGCGGCCCACTCTGCTGGATCTGCTGCCCACCTTCCGGCACACTCTGCAG AAATTAACTTTTGAGTTCAACAACAACCACGAGTCGCTCGACAAGGAGCTGCACCTCCTCATCTTATCCTGCAGAAAGTTGTTTTACTTCAAAATCTGGGCTTTCCTTGATGTGAAGTTCGTGGAGCGGATCCTGAAGAGTCAGGAAGAAGGACAGTGTGCTCTGCGCACACTCAAG GTGAGAATTTATACGAACAGATATGAGACAAATGAAGAGGACAGGACGCTGCGGGAAATTTACCGGAAGTACAGAAAGCTGATCGATTCAGAGCTTAACTATTTTGTCATCGCCTACCCCATGATGTAA